A region from the Colwellia sp. PAMC 21821 genome encodes:
- a CDS encoding TonB-dependent receptor: MKQPNKFRLLPLGIAITAALSSNVTIAQEQKDGAIEVISVTGIRSSLTESMDKKKNASSIQDSIVAEDIGKFPDQNVAESLQRISGVMISRNNGEGSKVTVRGMGPKFNAVKVNNRTIATTDFGREFDFQTLPSDLISGADVIKASRANIAEGSLGAYINVNTARPLNSPGLQAVGSFDFVYNDLAEEYDPKGSVIISNTFLDDSFGVLLGFAKQKTTNRIDAAGTTHWSSFQADNTTVAPGPITDEAGNAVTEGTVWYPGRATYTMDTEERERTSANLTLQWAQNDDITHTFDVLYSDLSRQALSNGMQVPLHFSGWQDVIVSENMTAIKATKSASPIDGLFQERGQDSETIALGLNSIYLVDKWTFATDISYSKATADPRGNTLVTNFVNNNVDQSVKPGDPGYLPDQQNGLIVGQDYIEFDSSNGDVIQIDSSIDYADPASVRTHWNDIQHQEIEDEILEVKFDTNYDVDDGFISSVDFGFSYTDREKSQKSFGVDGCGSVVNTCGNFLDLDDSLFSINNNSSFLSEVSGNFPREFVLINDINDYKAAIGNIRGEPNWTDEVLRPESSVKNTEEIFAAYAQVNLMGELDVFSWSGNVGLRYVDTQVASSGHSIERLALIEKPVQDGGGLALEATYSEPAVIEVASDYQKWLPSFNVNMDFGEGFFIKAAAAKVISRPALEDTGVNKSYQQNPRAGDLATSGGNPYLQPYEAKQFDTSFEYYDESGNAYSLGLFYKDITSFISTQTTSVDTGLNIDGWGPVFEAITQKSNRSGGTVSGFEIAALHYFDYLPGWLSGFGMQANYTFTDSKDDDASEFERPNVQSPGSGLEGFSENSYNVIAFYEIDGFQARAAYNWREGFLEYRSGPRIGSNGLPQHVDDYGQLDLSTSYDINENLTISAEVVNATNANILEYADVRERVTKLEYSGRRYQVGITARF; the protein is encoded by the coding sequence ATGAAACAACCAAATAAATTTAGATTATTGCCACTCGGTATTGCGATTACCGCAGCACTCAGTTCTAACGTTACCATTGCCCAAGAGCAAAAAGATGGAGCTATAGAAGTTATTAGCGTTACAGGGATTCGTAGCAGTTTAACCGAGTCGATGGATAAGAAAAAAAATGCATCCTCTATCCAAGATAGTATTGTTGCTGAAGACATTGGTAAATTTCCTGATCAAAACGTAGCCGAGTCTTTACAGCGGATCAGTGGTGTAATGATATCTCGTAATAACGGTGAAGGCTCTAAAGTTACCGTTCGAGGTATGGGACCAAAATTTAATGCTGTAAAAGTAAACAACAGAACAATAGCCACAACAGATTTTGGTCGAGAGTTTGATTTTCAAACCCTACCATCTGATCTAATTTCTGGTGCCGATGTAATTAAAGCATCGAGAGCGAATATTGCTGAAGGCAGTTTAGGTGCTTATATTAACGTAAATACTGCTCGCCCTCTCAATAGCCCCGGTTTACAAGCCGTTGGCTCATTTGATTTTGTATATAACGACCTCGCTGAAGAATACGATCCTAAAGGCTCTGTTATTATCAGTAATACCTTTTTAGACGATAGCTTTGGTGTTTTACTCGGTTTTGCAAAACAAAAAACAACTAACAGAATTGATGCTGCTGGTACAACTCATTGGTCATCATTCCAAGCAGATAATACAACGGTAGCACCAGGTCCAATTACTGATGAAGCCGGCAATGCCGTTACAGAAGGTACAGTTTGGTACCCTGGCCGTGCTACATATACCATGGACACTGAAGAGCGCGAACGTACAAGTGCGAACTTAACCTTACAGTGGGCACAAAATGATGATATTACACATACCTTTGATGTTTTATATTCCGACTTAAGTCGACAAGCATTAAGTAATGGTATGCAAGTTCCTCTACACTTTTCTGGTTGGCAAGATGTTATCGTTTCAGAAAACATGACGGCAATCAAAGCGACTAAATCAGCAAGCCCTATTGACGGTTTATTTCAGGAGCGTGGACAAGATTCAGAAACAATAGCTTTAGGCCTTAATAGCATATATTTAGTCGATAAATGGACATTCGCCACCGACATCTCTTATTCAAAAGCAACAGCTGACCCACGCGGTAACACGCTAGTGACAAACTTTGTTAATAACAATGTTGATCAAAGTGTAAAACCCGGTGACCCTGGTTATTTGCCAGACCAACAAAATGGGTTAATTGTTGGTCAAGATTATATTGAATTTGACAGCAGTAACGGCGATGTCATTCAAATAGATTCTAGTATTGATTACGCTGATCCTGCTTCAGTTCGTACCCACTGGAATGATATACAACATCAAGAAATTGAAGATGAAATTTTAGAGGTGAAATTTGACACAAACTACGATGTAGATGACGGTTTCATTAGTTCTGTTGATTTTGGATTTTCCTATACTGACAGAGAAAAATCTCAAAAATCATTTGGTGTAGATGGTTGTGGTAGCGTAGTAAATACGTGTGGTAACTTCTTAGATCTTGATGATAGTTTATTCTCTATTAATAACAACAGCAGTTTCCTAAGTGAAGTCAGTGGTAATTTTCCTCGAGAATTTGTTTTAATTAATGATATTAACGATTATAAAGCGGCAATAGGTAATATTCGCGGCGAACCCAATTGGACTGACGAAGTATTACGACCTGAGAGTTCAGTAAAAAATACTGAAGAAATTTTTGCCGCTTATGCCCAAGTCAATTTAATGGGTGAATTAGATGTTTTTTCTTGGAGCGGCAATGTAGGTTTACGATATGTAGATACACAGGTTGCTTCATCAGGCCACAGCATCGAACGTTTGGCGTTAATAGAGAAACCCGTACAAGATGGCGGTGGTTTAGCGCTAGAAGCCACCTATTCAGAGCCTGCTGTTATAGAAGTCGCGTCTGATTATCAAAAATGGTTACCAAGCTTTAACGTTAACATGGATTTTGGCGAAGGCTTTTTTATTAAAGCAGCGGCAGCAAAAGTAATATCTAGACCCGCACTTGAAGATACTGGCGTTAATAAAAGTTATCAACAAAACCCCCGTGCAGGTGATTTAGCCACCAGTGGTGGTAATCCTTATTTACAACCTTATGAAGCAAAACAGTTTGATACCTCATTTGAATATTATGATGAGTCAGGTAACGCCTATTCATTAGGTTTATTCTATAAAGATATTACCAGTTTCATTTCTACTCAAACAACCAGTGTTGATACGGGCTTAAATATAGACGGTTGGGGCCCTGTGTTTGAAGCCATCACTCAAAAGTCTAATCGTAGTGGCGGAACAGTTAGCGGCTTTGAAATAGCAGCCCTTCATTATTTTGACTACTTACCTGGCTGGCTCAGTGGCTTTGGTATGCAAGCTAACTATACCTTCACAGATAGTAAAGATGATGATGCAAGTGAGTTTGAACGCCCAAATGTTCAATCACCTGGTAGTGGCTTAGAAGGGTTCTCTGAAAATTCATACAATGTTATTGCATTTTACGAAATCGATGGCTTTCAAGCTCGAGCGGCATATAACTGGCGTGAAGGGTTTTTAGAGTATCGTTCAGGACCAAGAATAGGCAGCAACGGCTTACCTCAACATGTTGATGATTATGGTCAACTTGATCTAAGTACTTCTTATGATATTAATGAAAATTTAACAATTTCTGCAGAAGTAGTTAACGCCACTAACGCTAATATTTTAGAATATGCTGATGTTAGAGAACGTGTAACAAAGCTTGAATATTCTGGCAGACGATACCAAGTGGGTATTACAGCTAGATTTTAA
- a CDS encoding family 16 glycosylhydrolase, with translation MKNFIFSGSLPLLAISALALAGCSETISTDKSSTEKALETIEVKQSDNFLPLSDPQNKAGWTLNKEVSDEFDSKSLDEDKWYIVGKLDENGKPIYKDPDHPEREVWIGRAPAQFSGRNVRLEDGMLKISTRWEPDFPFETAQGIDNVKYKYENFTTAAIINRKLFRYGYIEVSAKAADAEVSSALWFTRHEEKNGQRNDTSLELDVFEHFGSHRLPGKSHRDRDLWWTVHDWDPKYGHENGKNVTYTETKDLGFRVAETFHTYGFEWSETGLRYFVDGKLFSDVSIADVEAFAKTKGRDKGWVIDKAMHLWLDSESFPWRGFPDSKEDLEANSPEGEKDDGIVDFEIEYLRVWQKPEHMTYKVDH, from the coding sequence ATGAAGAATTTTATATTTAGTGGCAGTTTACCTTTACTTGCTATTTCTGCACTGGCACTTGCTGGATGTAGTGAAACAATATCTACAGACAAATCATCGACAGAAAAAGCACTAGAAACAATTGAAGTTAAACAATCTGATAATTTTTTACCTTTGTCAGATCCTCAAAATAAAGCGGGTTGGACTTTAAATAAAGAAGTTAGCGATGAGTTTGATAGTAAATCGTTAGATGAAGATAAGTGGTATATTGTCGGTAAGCTTGATGAGAATGGCAAGCCTATATATAAAGATCCTGATCACCCAGAACGTGAAGTATGGATTGGCCGTGCACCCGCACAGTTTTCTGGACGTAATGTACGATTAGAAGATGGTATGTTAAAAATATCTACCCGTTGGGAACCTGATTTTCCTTTTGAAACGGCGCAAGGGATAGATAACGTAAAATACAAATACGAAAACTTTACCACGGCAGCAATTATCAACCGTAAACTATTTCGTTACGGCTATATAGAAGTGAGTGCAAAAGCCGCTGATGCTGAAGTATCGAGTGCGTTATGGTTTACCCGCCATGAAGAAAAAAATGGCCAGCGTAACGATACGTCATTAGAACTTGATGTTTTTGAGCATTTCGGTAGTCACCGTTTACCAGGCAAAAGTCATCGTGACCGTGATCTTTGGTGGACGGTTCATGATTGGGATCCAAAATATGGTCATGAAAATGGCAAGAACGTAACTTACACCGAAACAAAAGACTTAGGCTTTAGAGTTGCAGAAACATTCCACACTTATGGTTTTGAATGGTCAGAAACAGGACTTCGTTATTTTGTTGATGGCAAATTGTTTTCTGATGTGTCTATTGCTGATGTAGAAGCCTTTGCTAAAACAAAAGGCCGTGATAAAGGTTGGGTAATTGATAAAGCTATGCACCTTTGGTTAGATTCAGAATCTTTCCCTTGGAGAGGCTTCCCTGATTCTAAAGAAGATTTAGAAGCTAACAGTCCTGAGGGCGAAAAAGACGACGGTATTGTCGACTTTGAAATTGAATACTTAAGAGTTTGGCAAAAACCTGAGCACATGACTTATAAAGTAGATCACTAA
- a CDS encoding sulfatase-like hydrolase/transferase, whose product MNFSLKKLLSTQGFSNELTKSIKTVNLTFAKKANLLALTASFSVLFTSLSAYSDQATDKALNTKENVLVIMFDDMRFDTFSYRGGPVNTPNIDALANQSVRFDNAMTTTGLCSPSRAAMFTGRWGHKTGLDDNVELYHSRLSELDQKEGGIMRKASEAGYLVGYVGKWHLGAQGTKLRGAEIDLGQGHEPRERFTRPWTPYEKVPQVKGYYEGKLDANDEKHEYFMTLPGGYEDTQAYSKVVYGKNMIKQAAKDKRPFFGVVSFNQPHPAYRVPEPYASMFDPMALKLPKNHLIERVNKPLAQDGIWWPWHDVGHMSDLDWRRSRAFYYGAIAMVDRIVGDLIQTAKDEGMYDDLTILLVGDQGSMLGEHGLYDKGPYAYDELMRMPLLIRTPALAPKIVNRQVSIIDIAPTLTEIMGLKADEDIDGRTLLPLMTKGDVADKGKVDSALYAYEWYNGSWFGIRAIRTPEMKFVWNPGDTRDEFYDLVKDPIEKDNQINNKLYRKKLKTMVALLEQELVRVSDPSVERFRHHMNARGLL is encoded by the coding sequence ATGAACTTTTCTCTAAAAAAACTCCTTTCTACACAAGGTTTCTCTAACGAGTTAACCAAATCAATAAAAACCGTTAATTTAACTTTTGCTAAGAAAGCTAACCTGCTTGCTTTAACCGCCAGTTTTTCTGTGCTATTTACTTCTCTGTCAGCCTATAGTGACCAAGCTACTGATAAAGCATTAAATACTAAAGAGAATGTGCTTGTTATTATGTTTGACGACATGCGTTTTGATACGTTTTCATACCGTGGTGGTCCAGTTAATACGCCTAATATTGACGCGTTAGCAAATCAGTCAGTTCGGTTTGATAATGCCATGACAACAACAGGACTTTGTTCGCCTTCTAGAGCGGCTATGTTTACGGGTCGTTGGGGACACAAAACAGGTTTAGACGATAATGTTGAACTTTATCATTCACGCTTATCCGAACTCGATCAAAAAGAGGGCGGCATAATGCGCAAAGCATCAGAAGCTGGTTACTTAGTCGGTTATGTTGGTAAATGGCATTTAGGGGCTCAGGGCACTAAATTACGTGGTGCTGAAATAGATTTAGGTCAAGGTCACGAACCTCGCGAACGCTTCACTCGCCCTTGGACTCCATATGAAAAAGTACCACAAGTTAAAGGTTATTATGAGGGTAAGTTAGACGCTAATGACGAAAAGCATGAATACTTTATGACTTTGCCTGGCGGATATGAAGATACTCAAGCCTATAGCAAAGTTGTTTATGGTAAAAACATGATAAAACAGGCGGCCAAAGACAAGCGGCCATTTTTTGGCGTGGTGAGTTTCAACCAACCGCATCCTGCTTATCGTGTGCCTGAGCCTTACGCCAGTATGTTTGACCCTATGGCCCTTAAATTACCCAAAAATCATTTAATAGAGCGGGTAAATAAACCCCTGGCGCAAGATGGAATATGGTGGCCATGGCATGATGTAGGCCATATGTCTGATTTAGATTGGCGTAGATCTCGTGCGTTTTATTATGGCGCTATCGCCATGGTTGACCGTATTGTAGGTGACTTAATTCAAACCGCAAAAGATGAAGGCATGTATGATGACCTAACGATTCTTTTGGTCGGTGACCAAGGCAGCATGCTAGGTGAACATGGCCTTTATGACAAAGGACCTTATGCTTATGACGAATTAATGCGTATGCCGCTACTGATCCGCACACCAGCACTTGCGCCGAAAATCGTTAATCGACAAGTATCTATTATTGATATTGCCCCAACCTTAACTGAAATTATGGGACTAAAGGCTGATGAAGATATAGATGGTCGTACTTTACTACCGCTAATGACAAAAGGTGATGTCGCTGATAAGGGTAAAGTAGACTCTGCGCTTTATGCTTATGAATGGTACAACGGTTCTTGGTTCGGTATTAGAGCAATTAGAACGCCAGAAATGAAGTTTGTTTGGAATCCAGGCGATACCCGAGATGAGTTTTATGATCTTGTTAAAGACCCGATTGAAAAAGACAATCAAATTAACAATAAGTTATACCGTAAAAAATTAAAAACGATGGTTGCACTATTAGAACAAGAATTAGTAAGAGTTAGCGACCCATCTGTTGAGCGTTTTCGACACCACATGAACGCCCGTGGATTACTTTAG